One region of Elephas maximus indicus isolate mEleMax1 chromosome 23, mEleMax1 primary haplotype, whole genome shotgun sequence genomic DNA includes:
- the GPR183 gene encoding G-protein coupled receptor 183, which translates to MDFKMDNNFTTPSTTPQGPNCDLYTHHNTARVLMPLHYGVVFIIGLFGNLLALVVIFQNRKKINSTTLYSTNLVISDILFTTALPTRIAYYALGFDWKIGDALCRITALVFYINTYAGVNFMTCMSIDRFFAVVHPLRYNKMKRIEHAKGVCVFVWILVFAQTLPLLIKPMSKEEAKRTTCMEYPNFEDTKSLPWILLGACLIGYVLPLVIILICYSQICCKLFKTAKQNPLTEKSGVNKKALNTIVFIILVFVICFTPYHVAIIQHMIKKLRFPDPLDCSQRHSFQISLHFTVSLMNFNCCMDPFIYFFACKGYKRKVMKMLKRQVSVSISSAVRSAPEENSRELTETQMMIHSKSLNGK; encoded by the coding sequence ATGGATTTTAAAATGGACAACAACTTCACCACGCCCTCTACAACTCCACAGGGACCCAACTGTGACCTTTACACACATCATAACACAGCCCGGGTACTAATGCCTCTGCATTACGGTGTCGTCTTCATCATTGGGCTTTTTGGAAACTTACTAGCCTTGGTGGTTAtttttcaaaacagaaaaaaaatcaactctaCCACCTTATATTCAACAAATCTGGTGATTTCTGATATACTTTTCACCACTGCTTTGCCTACACGGATAGCCTACTATGCGCTTGGCTTTGACTGGAAGATCGGTGACGCCTTGTGTAGGATAACTGCCCTCGTGTTCTACATTAACACGTACGCCGGTGTGAACTTCATGACCTGCATGAGCATTGACCGCTTCTTTGCTGTGGTGCACCCTCTGCGATACAACAAGATGAAAAGAATTGAACACGCAAAAGGCGTCTGTGTGTTTGTCTGGATTCTAGTATTTGCTCAAACACTCCCACTACTCATAAAACCTATGTCAAAGGAGGAGGCTAAAAGGACAACATGCATGGAATACCCGAACTTTGAAGACACAAAGTCTCTTCCCTGGATTCTGCTTGGAGCATGTTTAATAGGATATGTCCTTCCGCTCGTCATCATTCTCATCTGCTATtcccaaatctgctgcaaactcTTTAAAACGGCCAAGCAAAACCCGCTAACTGAGAAATCTGGCGTAAACAAAAAGGCCCTCAACACCATCGTTTTTATAATCCTTGTGTTTGTTATCTGTTTCACACCTTACCACGTTGCAATTATTCAACACATGATTAAGAAGCTTCGTTTTCCTGATCCCCTTGACTGTAGCCAAAGACACTCGTTTCAGATCTCTCTGCACTTTACTGTGAGCCTGATGAACTTCAACTGCTGCATGGACCCTTTCATTTACTTCTTCGCATGTAAAGGCTACAAGAGAAAAGTTATGAAGATGCTAAAACGCCAAGTCAGCGTATCCATTTCCAGTGCCGTGAGGTCGGCCCCTGAAGAAAACTCCCGGGAACTGACGGAAACGCAAATGATGATACATTCCAAGTCTTTAAATGGGAAGTAA